One part of the Malus sylvestris chromosome 2, drMalSylv7.2, whole genome shotgun sequence genome encodes these proteins:
- the LOC126588511 gene encoding RNA demethylase ALKBH9B-like, translating to MTDNTADNNRVEPEDPFLVAYQPSELRIASEFLSTWLSFLTRDLCPHCSAKLADRVRSLGPELGGDSKPVHPDENSGDLNTESKELQVGSDYDNGEEHHDDDTKSLGNWDDGAQGMSEPDPETSNSGLAPLLETPSPRMSWADMAQEDELEEEEEHELNKRVVNVNEATGKLRITKSTLSREQREHFRITNVRRKKDYICLERINGKLVNIVDGLELHTGIFSAAEQNRIVDYVYKLQEMGRNGLLKARTYTAPQKWIRGKRRVTIQFGCCYNYAVDKYGNPPGILRDDVVDPIPQLFKVIIRRLVKWHVLPPTCVPDSCIVNVYDEGDCIPPHIDNHDFVRPFCTVSFLGECNIVFGSNLKIIGPGEFEGSFAIPLPVGSVLVLNGRGADVAKHCVPPVPTKRISITFRRMDETKRPNGYVPEPDLQDLQPLSFEEDKKTRLNSPRSQPQMRRQPIRGSADRREFHSEIRGSADRHEFYSEPRESSWSRRGSGNRWNRGRVNVNFES from the exons ATGACCGACAACACGGCCGATAACAACCGGGTCGAACCGGAGGACCCGTTCCTCGTAGCGTATCAGCCATCGGAGCTCCGAATCGCCTCGGAGTTTCTCTCAACCTGGCTCTCCTTTCTCACCAGAGATCTTTGTCCACACTGCTCCGCCAAACTCGCCGATCGCGTCCGCTCTCTCGGCCCAG AACTTGGTGGGGATTCGAAACCCGTTCACCCGGATGAGAATTCGGGAGATTTGAATACGGAGAGCAAGGAATTGCAGGTGGGTAGTGATTATGATAATGGTGAGGAGCATCATGATGATGACACAAAGTCACTAGGTAATTGGGACGACGGAGCTCAGGGGATGTCGGAACCCGACCCAGAAACTTCTAACAGTGGATTGGCCCCCTTATTAGAGACTCCAAGCCCTCGAATGTCGTGGGCCGATATGGCACAGGAAGATGAgctggaagaagaggaagagcaTGAGTTGAATAAGCGGGTGGTCAATGTGAACGAGGCGACTGGAAAGTTGAGGATTACGAAGTCTACATTGTCTAGGGAGCAGAGGGAACACTTTAGGATCACGAATGTTAGGAGGAAGAAAGATTATATTTGTTTGGAGAGGATTAATGGGAAATTGGTTAACATTGTCGATGGGCTTGAGCTCCACACTGGTATCTTCAGTGCGGCGGAACAGAATAGGATTGTTGATTATGTTTATAAGCTTCAAGAGATGGGCAGGAATGGTTTATTAAAAG CACGTACGTATACAGCACCTCAAAAGTGGATTAGGGGCAAGCGACGAGTAACCATTCAGTTCGGCTGTTGCTACAATTATGCAGTG GATAAGTATGGTAATCCACCTGGTATCCTACGCGATGATGTTGTCGATCCCATACCTCAACTTTTCAAGGTGATCATTAGGAGGCTGGTAAAATGGCATGTGCTTCCCCCGACTTGTGTACCTGATAGTTGCATCGTCAATGTATATGATGAAGGGGACTGTATACCTCCACATATTGACAACCATGATTTTGTTCGACCTTTCTGTACCGTGTCCTTTCTTGGTGAGTGCAACATAGTTTTTGGTTCAAACTTAAAGATCATTGGTCCTGGCGAGTTTGAAGGTTCATTTGCCATTCCCTTGCCAGTTGG GTCTGTTCTGGTTTTAAACGGAAGGGGGGCTGATGTAGCTAAGCATTGTGTGCCTCCAGTACCTACAAAACG GATATCAATCACATTTAGAAGAATGGATGAAACCAAACGGCCGAATGGTTATGTTCCAGAGCCTGATCTACAGGATCTTCAACCACTATCCTTTGAAGAGGACAAGAAAACTAGATTAAATTCACCTAGGAGCCAACCTCAGATGAGGAGGCAGCCAATTAGGGGATCTGCTGACAGACGTGAGTTCCACTCAGAAATTAGGGGATCTGCCGACAGACATGAGTTCTACTCAGAGCCCCGAGAGTCAAGTTGGAGTCGACGTGGATCTGGAAATAGGTGGAACCGGGGAAGGGTCAACGTGAATTTTGAGAGCTAG